TACCGGCGCGAACCCACGGTGGCGCACGTCCTCGGCCAGACCTTGATCGAATGGACCGACGGTGCCCCTCACGTGCAGGCTTACGCCACGGTGTGGCACTGGAGCGCGACCCGCACCCTCGACGGCCGGCACCGCCCGGCGGACTGGACGGTGGTGGGACTGGTCGAGGACGACTTCGAGCAGGAGGACGGCCGCTGGCTGATCAGCCGGCGTTATGTGGCTCCGGTCGCCGGGCTCGTCGCCGCGGGGCGGGCGCCGATGTAGCGAACCCGCCGGAGTTGTTCCGCCGTGTCGCCGGTGATTCCTGTTCGGAAAGACCGGTGACATGTATTCGGGAACACCGGTAACGCTTGTTCGGAAACACTGGTAACGCTTGTTCGGAAACATCGGGAACATTTATTCGGCGACATCTGTGACGGTTGTCCGGTGGCATCGGTGACGTCTATTCGGATTCATCGGTGCCACTTCTCCCGGTGGGAGGTCAGGGGCGCGGTCGATTTGGAATTCGGGAGTCCGATTCTGTGGCGCGCGGTATCGGCCGCGCCGGGGCCATCGACGCGTCGCGTAGATTTTCGGACAGAGCTGGGGCGGTCGCCGTCCGTGATCGTCACCGGTCACCGTGTTCCGACATGACGTGGTAGCCATGGCGTCGGCCAATCAGTTGACAAAGCGGCAATGTTCACCGTGTACGGTCGATTCCGGTTCTGTCGCGAACGTGTCCTCGTCCTTGCCGCGCTCCGTGCCCGACCTGGTCTGCCGGACAGTGCCGTCCGGCCGCGACCCGGCGGGAACTCCGCGAGTCGGCGATCGCACCGCGCACCTCCACGTCTCGGGAGCCTCGACCCGCCCTCGTCCGGGCTCGGCCGACGGCTCCGCGTACCCGCATCAGCGCCTCAGCACGGACGGACGCGCCGCACCGGACATCCACATCCGAACCAGGGGGGACAAAGATGACGGAGACGGCATACTCGACCGGGTGGCCCGGGACCGGCGAGCGGCCCTTCCACGAGGGATCCGCCGTCTACATTCCAGGGCGGCAGGACACCCATGACGAGCGCGTACCGCCCGATGAGGTCTGCCTGTCGCTGCACAGCCTCGAACTGGCGAACCTGGGCGTGCGCCGTGCCCTCGTCCACGAACAGATCGAGACGATTCTGGACGCGCCGGACAGGCGCGGCCACCCGTACTGCATGTGGCTGGCCATCCTCACGCTGCTGTACACCGGCGATCTGGTCGCCGCGTACACCGCGTGCCGCCGACTGGCCGCGGACCCACGCTGGTCGGGGTCGCAACGCCACCAGGAACTGCTGACCCTGATGCGCGCGCGGATCAGCCTGCTGTCCGGTGACGGTGTCAAGACGTCGGCGCTGCTCAGCGAAGCGCTCGCGCACGGCCTGCCTGCGCCCCTGCACCGGCTGGCCGTCGCGTGGCTCGTCGAGGCGCACGTCCTGGCGGGCGGGACGGACACGGCCCACAAGGTTCTCCTCGCCCACGAACTGGCGGGGCGTCTGGACCCCGGCCTGCCCGACGTGGCCTACGTCCTGGCCGCGCGCGGCACGCTGCGGATGGCGACCGGTCAGGTCCAGCACGCGCTCGACGACCTGATCTCCTGCGGGCGGATCCTGACCGCGCAGAACGTCGCCAACCCCGCGGTGATCCCCTGGCGCTCACGAGCCGCGTTCGCCGCGCTCG
The nucleotide sequence above comes from Streptomyces sp. N50. Encoded proteins:
- a CDS encoding nuclear transport factor 2 family protein, translated to MASLNDDLLATIEAEREIYRTFYKFFRLVDTGRYEQLVDCFTKGALIEYDVMPGPTQRFHGRDEFAGFMSGGSRYRREPTVAHVLGQTLIEWTDGAPHVQAYATVWHWSATRTLDGRHRPADWTVVGLVEDDFEQEDGRWLISRRYVAPVAGLVAAGRAPM
- a CDS encoding helix-turn-helix transcriptional regulator; translated protein: MTETAYSTGWPGTGERPFHEGSAVYIPGRQDTHDERVPPDEVCLSLHSLELANLGVRRALVHEQIETILDAPDRRGHPYCMWLAILTLLYTGDLVAAYTACRRLAADPRWSGSQRHQELLTLMRARISLLSGDGVKTSALLSEALAHGLPAPLHRLAVAWLVEAHVLAGGTDTAHKVLLAHELAGRLDPGLPDVAYVLAARGTLRMATGQVQHALDDLISCGRILTAQNVANPAVIPWRSRAAFAALAARRQDLALALASDELTAARSWGAPRGIGIALHAVAVAGRGEDAVTSLEEAVELLGLAHARGELIHALHDLARLQTERGDPSAARSRLEAAFAVARESRNGLWPEQLKSALERHDLPVLTSQELRISELARAGYSNRQIAETLFLAVRTVEFHLSSVYRKLGVSGRRELRSALGAPPS